The proteins below are encoded in one region of Deinococcus fonticola:
- a CDS encoding winged helix-turn-helix domain-containing protein, whose amino-acid sequence MTDAERNVQVVKDFRAAQVLLDKPQLSILRAFMTPGGQTIKAVAEQLRLDLNNVYRRVQRFEQLGLLKVVAHQKRRGRDVKVYRATAQEFFIPTSLYPLNEYFLDLFQPFAERFRLNYHRIFEHCEKPVGGILAGQLASGHFYGMADQQMQVFTDYGADSPAAVFHGTVLRLGRTAARELEGELFNLLMKYTGQQEEDGRPHVLTVLYHPQYIDPESQ is encoded by the coding sequence GTGACGGACGCTGAACGAAACGTGCAAGTCGTTAAAGACTTCCGTGCGGCGCAGGTGTTGCTGGACAAGCCACAACTCTCGATTTTGCGGGCGTTCATGACACCGGGTGGTCAGACCATTAAGGCGGTGGCCGAGCAGCTTAGGCTGGATTTGAATAATGTTTACCGACGGGTACAGCGTTTCGAGCAACTGGGGTTACTGAAGGTCGTGGCGCACCAGAAACGCCGTGGGCGGGACGTGAAGGTGTACCGCGCAACAGCGCAGGAGTTCTTCATTCCAACAAGTCTTTACCCGTTGAACGAGTATTTTCTGGATTTGTTTCAGCCGTTCGCGGAGCGTTTTCGTTTGAATTACCACCGTATTTTCGAGCATTGCGAGAAGCCGGTGGGGGGCATTCTGGCGGGTCAACTGGCGTCGGGACATTTTTACGGCATGGCTGATCAGCAGATGCAGGTGTTCACGGATTACGGTGCTGACTCGCCAGCAGCGGTGTTTCACGGCACGGTGTTGCGGCTGGGCCGAACGGCAGCGCGGGAGTTGGAAGGGGAACTGTTCAATTTGCTCATGAAGTACACCGGGCAGCAGGAGGAAGACGGGCGGCCGCACGTGTTGACGGTGTTGTACCACCCGCAGTACATCGATCCGGAAAGTCAGTGA
- the dxs gene encoding 1-deoxy-D-xylulose-5-phosphate synthase, whose amino-acid sequence MNETTPLLDRVKSPRDLKRLSREQLPQLSQEVRDEIVRVCSQGGLHLASSLGATDVIVALHYVLNSPRDRILFDVGHQAYAHKILTGRREQMPTIKKEGGLSGFTKVSESEHDAITVGHASTSLANALGMAMARDALGQDYHVAAVIGDGSLTGGMALAALNTIGDMNRKMLIVLNDNEMSISENVGAINKFMRGLQVQKWFQEGEGAGKKAVETISKPLANFMSRAKNSTRHFFDPASVNPFAAMGVRYVGPVDGHNVEELVWLIERLVDLDGPTILHVVTRKGKGLPYAEADPIYWHGPAKFDPDTGEFKPSSAYSWSAAFGDAVTELARQDPRTFVITPAMREGSGLVEYSRQHPNRYLDVGIAEEVAVTTAAGMALQGLRPIVAIYSSFLQRAYDQVLHDVAIEHLNVTFAIDRAGIVGADGATHNGVFDLSFLRSIPGLHIGLPKDAAELRGMLKWAQEHAGPYAIRYPRGNTEKVPDGTWPAIEWGRWERLKEGDDVVILAGGKALEYAQKAAWNLPNVGVVNARFVKPLDESLLREVAEKARAIITVEDNTVVGGFGSAVLEALNRMNLDVPVRVLGIPDEFQDHATVESVHARSGIDAAAIRTALAELGVDVPVGV is encoded by the coding sequence GTGAACGAGACCACGCCGCTGCTCGACCGCGTGAAGTCCCCGCGTGACCTTAAACGCCTGTCCCGCGAGCAATTGCCGCAACTGTCGCAGGAGGTGCGTGACGAGATCGTGCGGGTGTGCTCGCAGGGGGGCCTGCACCTGGCCAGCAGCCTGGGGGCCACAGACGTGATCGTGGCGCTGCACTACGTGCTGAATAGCCCGCGTGACCGCATTCTGTTCGACGTGGGCCACCAGGCCTACGCGCACAAGATCCTGACCGGGCGGCGCGAGCAGATGCCCACCATCAAGAAGGAAGGGGGCCTCTCGGGCTTCACCAAGGTCAGCGAATCCGAGCACGACGCCATTACCGTGGGGCACGCCAGCACCAGCCTGGCCAACGCCCTGGGCATGGCGATGGCCCGCGACGCGCTAGGCCAGGATTACCACGTGGCCGCCGTGATCGGGGACGGCTCGCTGACCGGCGGCATGGCGCTGGCGGCCCTGAACACCATCGGGGACATGAACCGCAAGATGCTGATCGTTCTGAACGACAACGAGATGAGCATCAGCGAGAACGTGGGGGCCATCAACAAGTTCATGCGCGGCCTGCAGGTGCAGAAGTGGTTTCAGGAGGGTGAGGGGGCCGGAAAGAAGGCGGTGGAGACCATCAGTAAACCGCTGGCCAACTTCATGAGCCGCGCCAAGAACAGCACCCGGCATTTCTTCGACCCGGCCAGCGTGAACCCCTTCGCGGCGATGGGTGTGCGCTACGTCGGCCCGGTCGACGGCCACAACGTCGAGGAACTGGTGTGGCTGATCGAGAGGCTGGTCGACCTGGACGGACCCACCATCCTGCACGTGGTGACGCGCAAGGGCAAGGGCCTGCCCTACGCCGAGGCCGACCCCATCTACTGGCACGGCCCGGCCAAATTCGACCCGGACACCGGCGAGTTCAAACCCAGCAGCGCCTACTCGTGGAGCGCCGCTTTCGGGGACGCAGTGACGGAACTGGCCCGCCAGGACCCCCGCACCTTCGTCATTACGCCCGCCATGCGTGAGGGCAGCGGCCTGGTCGAGTACAGCCGTCAGCATCCCAATCGTTACCTGGACGTGGGCATTGCCGAGGAGGTCGCCGTGACCACCGCCGCCGGCATGGCCCTGCAGGGTCTGCGGCCCATCGTGGCGATCTACAGCAGTTTCCTGCAACGCGCCTACGATCAGGTTTTGCATGACGTGGCCATCGAGCACCTGAATGTCACCTTCGCCATCGACCGCGCCGGGATCGTGGGCGCGGACGGCGCGACACACAACGGTGTGTTCGACCTGAGTTTCCTGCGCAGCATCCCCGGGCTGCACATCGGCCTACCCAAAGATGCCGCCGAACTGCGTGGCATGCTGAAGTGGGCACAGGAGCACGCCGGGCCCTACGCCATCCGCTATCCGCGCGGCAACACCGAGAAAGTACCGGACGGCACCTGGCCGGCCATCGAGTGGGGCCGCTGGGAACGCCTGAAAGAAGGCGACGACGTGGTGATTCTGGCCGGTGGCAAGGCGCTGGAGTACGCCCAGAAGGCCGCCTGGAACCTCCCCAATGTCGGGGTGGTCAACGCCCGTTTCGTCAAACCGCTGGATGAGAGCCTGCTGCGCGAGGTGGCCGAAAAAGCCCGCGCCATCATCACTGTGGAGGACAACACGGTGGTGGGCGGCTTCGGCAGCGCCGTGCTGGAGGCCCTGAACCGAATGAACCTGGACGTTCCGGTGCGCGTGCTGGGCATCCCGGACGAGTTCCAGGATCACGCCACCGTCGAGAGCGTGCATGCCCGCAGCGGCATCGACGCCGCCGCCATTCGCACCGCGCTGGCCGAACTAGGCGTGGACGTGCCGGTGGGTGTGTAA
- a CDS encoding PspA/IM30 family protein, whose amino-acid sequence MSILDRLSRLLRANVNDLISKAEDPAKIIDQALRDMRGAYSEARSEVAEAMAQAAKLEREGNTNRTLAAEYEKKAEEALRGGSEDLAREALRRAQNHKDLARGFDEQRERQTSMVDQLKTQLRALEAKIDEMQSKQTLLAARQKTAQAGATLDRVSGFDKAGGAMDAFEDMEEKVAAMEDKNRAMGELRKEKDFDEQLKDLGRDKDVDDALAALKAKIGQN is encoded by the coding sequence ATGAGCATCCTTGACCGCCTGTCCCGCCTGCTCCGCGCCAACGTCAACGACCTGATCAGCAAGGCCGAAGACCCCGCCAAGATCATCGACCAGGCCCTGCGCGACATGCGCGGCGCGTACAGCGAAGCCCGCAGCGAGGTGGCCGAGGCCATGGCCCAGGCGGCCAAGTTGGAGCGCGAAGGCAACACCAACCGCACCCTGGCCGCCGAGTACGAGAAGAAAGCCGAGGAAGCCCTGCGCGGCGGCAGTGAAGACCTGGCCAGGGAAGCCCTGCGCCGCGCCCAGAACCACAAGGACCTGGCCCGCGGCTTCGACGAGCAGCGCGAGCGCCAGACTTCCATGGTCGACCAGCTCAAGACCCAGCTGCGCGCGCTGGAAGCCAAGATCGACGAGATGCAGAGCAAGCAGACCCTGCTGGCCGCCCGTCAGAAGACCGCGCAGGCTGGAGCCACGCTGGACAGGGTGAGCGGCTTCGACAAGGCGGGGGGGGCCATGGACGCCTTCGAGGACATGGAAGAAAAAGTCGCCGCGATGGAGGACAAGAACCGCGCCATGGGCGAACTGCGCAAGGAAAAGGACTTCGACGAGCAGCTCAAGGATCTGGGCCGCGACAAGGACGTGGACGACGCCCTGGCCGCCCTGAAGGCCAAGATCGGCCAGAACTGA